From the Candidatus Eisenbacteria bacterium genome, one window contains:
- a CDS encoding protein kinase, with protein MSLEPAATKPTTIGPYRVEREIARGGMGIVYEARDLRLDRTVAIKAMPDDVAADPERMARFEREARVLASLNHPNIAGIYGLEESEGRRYLALEHVQGETLADRLRRGPLPVGEAIDLCIQIAAGIEAAHEAGVVHRDLKPGNVMITPGDTAKVLDFGLAKGRVAPESGILDSPAIPSSPGLPNSPTLASPTPFPQSPTMAHSPTLAHSPTFGAATMPGVILGTAGYLSPEQARGKPVDRRTDIWSFGCVLYECLTGKLAFDGETVSDTIAKILEREVDWTALPKNTPPRVTELLHRCLEKDARRRLRDIGDARLALEEVKTGRGAAGTDVPGADAAARARSRRRAGRIAVALPLGAFILGLLVGGLFLGRRLGDGDGGGVKRLSVTFPADLRVLGMGMTPDERHFIAIAAPKDAKSGSDTDNRLYMRTVDGNAFEPVKGTERIQAFNVSPDSRWIQFTARPSERSPEIRIFKMPVDRSLPPAPVVKREDDWSGNGMYRESGTLLFATANGREYVEVSLEDGTVSKPKKFVLAGFDGAFAFSGPYSLPGDRAALIAATYYEKGLYQQSIGAVDLENGEVKILTANAGSAKYLEPGYLLFTRGDALLAARFDPKKLELKGSPVALLDGLRMNASWGHAGYQLTPGGTLLHAPGGNAAKDRHLTIIDPQGKVSEWSGERQPFEASVSLSPAGDRVASVVANTGAIYEIWISERGRPNSRRIVAIEGVDCSMPTWSPDGSKIAYIRTARNDEDGVYVVDADGTGTPRRIAKGSREAQIIPTSWFPDGTQILVTAVKMGKPGLGMVAASGADELDPRDLLPGPGRKGMGRFSPDGRAMAYMSDEMGSFDVFVCAWEGGGPVGPSVAVSSGGGGSPVWSRDGSRLYYLSPQNKMMSAAIQRAPRLTVSQPVEAWDLDQLRIVPQGGGIPLFDALPGGGMVAIRKGDAEDDITRFEVVLNFDEELKTRVR; from the coding sequence GCCACGAAGCCGACCACGATCGGCCCCTATCGCGTCGAGCGCGAGATCGCCCGAGGCGGGATGGGCATCGTCTACGAAGCGCGAGACCTGCGGCTCGACCGCACCGTCGCGATCAAGGCGATGCCCGACGACGTCGCGGCCGACCCGGAGCGGATGGCGCGGTTCGAGCGCGAGGCTCGGGTGCTGGCCTCGCTCAATCACCCGAACATCGCCGGAATCTACGGGCTCGAGGAGAGCGAGGGACGGCGTTATCTCGCGCTCGAGCACGTGCAGGGCGAGACGCTCGCGGATCGTCTCCGGCGCGGCCCGCTGCCCGTCGGCGAGGCCATCGACCTCTGCATCCAGATCGCCGCGGGGATCGAGGCGGCCCACGAGGCCGGTGTCGTGCATCGCGATCTCAAGCCGGGCAACGTGATGATCACGCCAGGCGACACGGCCAAGGTCCTGGACTTCGGCCTCGCGAAGGGACGGGTGGCGCCCGAGTCTGGAATCCTGGATTCGCCGGCGATCCCGAGCTCGCCCGGACTTCCGAACTCGCCCACCCTGGCGTCCCCGACGCCGTTCCCGCAGTCGCCCACGATGGCGCATTCGCCGACGCTCGCCCACTCGCCCACGTTCGGCGCGGCCACGATGCCGGGGGTGATCCTGGGAACGGCGGGGTACCTCTCGCCGGAGCAGGCGCGCGGAAAGCCCGTCGACCGGCGCACGGACATCTGGTCCTTCGGGTGCGTCCTCTACGAGTGCCTCACGGGGAAGCTCGCGTTCGACGGAGAGACCGTCTCCGACACGATCGCGAAGATCCTCGAGAGGGAAGTCGACTGGACCGCGCTTCCCAAGAACACGCCGCCTCGGGTGACGGAGCTCCTCCACCGCTGTCTCGAGAAGGACGCGAGAAGGCGCCTTCGCGACATCGGCGACGCGCGGCTCGCGCTGGAGGAAGTGAAGACGGGACGCGGCGCGGCGGGGACGGACGTCCCCGGTGCCGACGCGGCCGCCCGGGCGCGTTCGCGCCGGCGTGCCGGCCGGATCGCGGTTGCCCTGCCGCTCGGCGCGTTCATCCTGGGCCTCCTCGTCGGGGGCCTGTTCCTGGGACGGCGCCTTGGGGACGGCGACGGCGGGGGCGTGAAGCGCCTCTCCGTGACCTTCCCGGCGGATCTCCGCGTCCTGGGCATGGGGATGACCCCGGACGAGCGTCACTTCATCGCGATCGCGGCTCCAAAGGACGCCAAGAGCGGGAGCGATACCGACAACCGTCTCTATATGCGGACCGTCGACGGCAATGCCTTCGAGCCGGTCAAAGGCACCGAGCGCATCCAGGCGTTCAACGTCAGCCCCGACTCGCGCTGGATCCAGTTCACCGCGCGCCCCTCCGAGCGCTCCCCGGAGATCCGCATCTTCAAGATGCCGGTCGACCGGAGCCTGCCGCCCGCGCCCGTGGTGAAGCGCGAGGACGACTGGAGCGGCAACGGAATGTATCGGGAGTCTGGAACGCTCCTCTTCGCGACGGCCAACGGGAGGGAGTACGTGGAGGTCTCGCTGGAGGACGGCACCGTCTCGAAGCCGAAGAAGTTCGTTCTCGCTGGATTCGATGGCGCGTTCGCATTCAGCGGGCCGTACTCGCTTCCCGGGGACCGGGCCGCGCTGATCGCCGCGACGTACTACGAGAAGGGGCTGTACCAGCAGAGCATCGGCGCCGTCGATCTCGAGAACGGGGAGGTGAAGATCCTCACCGCCAACGCGGGGTCGGCCAAGTACCTCGAGCCCGGGTACCTCCTCTTCACCCGGGGCGACGCGCTCCTGGCGGCTCGCTTCGACCCGAAGAAGCTCGAACTGAAGGGTTCTCCGGTCGCCCTCCTGGACGGTCTCCGGATGAACGCGAGCTGGGGACACGCGGGCTACCAGCTCACTCCCGGCGGCACGCTGCTCCACGCGCCTGGCGGCAACGCCGCCAAGGATCGCCACCTCACGATCATCGACCCGCAGGGGAAGGTGAGCGAATGGTCGGGAGAGCGTCAGCCCTTCGAAGCGTCCGTCAGCCTCTCTCCCGCGGGCGACCGGGTCGCTTCCGTGGTCGCGAACACGGGCGCCATCTACGAGATCTGGATTTCCGAGCGCGGCAGGCCGAACTCCAGACGCATCGTCGCGATCGAAGGTGTCGATTGTTCGATGCCCACGTGGTCTCCCGACGGCTCGAAGATCGCCTACATCCGAACGGCGAGGAACGACGAGGACGGCGTGTACGTCGTGGACGCCGACGGGACGGGCACGCCACGCCGGATCGCGAAGGGCTCCAGGGAGGCTCAGATCATCCCCACGTCCTGGTTTCCCGACGGCACGCAGATCCTCGTCACGGCGGTGAAGATGGGAAAGCCCGGTCTCGGCATGGTGGCGGCGTCCGGAGCGGACGAGTTGGACCCGCGTGACCTCCTGCCGGGGCCCGGACGCAAGGGAATGGGCCGCTTCTCCCCGGACGGGCGGGCGATGGCCTACATGTCGGACGAGATGGGCTCCTTCGACGTGTTCGTCTGCGCGTGGGAGGGAGGCGGTCCGGTGGGTCCATCGGTCGCGGTCTCTTCGGGCGGCGGTGGGTCCCCGGTCTGGAGCCGCGACGGTTCGCGTCTCTACTACCTCAGTCCTCAGAACAAGATGATGTCCGCGGCGATCCAGCGAGCCCCACGGCTCACCGTGTCCCAGCCCGTGGAGGCGTGGGACCTCGACCAGCTCCGCATCGTTCCTCAGGGAGGCGGCATCCCACTGTTCGATGCCCTGCCTGGAGGCGGCATGGTCGCGATCCGGAAGGGCGACGCGGAGGACGACATCACCCGCTTCGAGGTCGTGCTGAACTTCGACGAGGAGCTGAAGACCCGAGTCCGCTAG